A window of the Lactuca sativa cultivar Salinas chromosome 5, Lsat_Salinas_v11, whole genome shotgun sequence genome harbors these coding sequences:
- the LOC128126177 gene encoding uncharacterized protein LOC128126177, with protein sequence MEDAYQPVQWLQLEQSSAPEDIFGEPVTKTRIGDEYQAQIPHLMTENERLQLIVLPSSHDREIDIEEKLMFGHSIPVAWIQDQPKSKGKSIKNQAKAKGKSSLLPVPVSSIESLSPYEHHSFVLALYIFGKNFGVVNRFIDEHKKWLRYKKMKGNKMTMPGKIIFSDWRQDELFFRLFPRVTDTSITSLKQASKMYEDGVVSFERYVFSVRDIVGTDLLIESIGIGKGKRDLSDRRAKKPVKKRILHPEYSSLNTEQIIDLLNYQGDELNKPKLSEVFWEAVWPRLLARGWHSEKTINYAFQNSKRPSVFLPPGIQKFSRRALEKGVQYFESFKDVLDKVASEPELLEPDEAEPIPDSPVNSPVRQDDIQCRIVDVSFAHEEDGIVKTTKLRSMMSDTESDTEPTDHVQDSFSSCVSGETIQDYSNSPAATHDSDGGIVLHETLTNQPDHQLKDIDGADTDQEVVPNARNRVPTAKALEALSTGSMNPKKKKRDIEDETPRQVRAKTATDSGPTGN encoded by the exons ATGGAAGATGCATATCAACCTGTTCAGTGGCTCCAATTGGAACAATCTTCTGCTCCTGAAGACATTTTTGGAGAGCCTGTAACAAAGACCAGAATTGGAGATGAATACCAGGCACAAATCCCTCATTTGATGACAGAAAACGAGCGTTTGCAACTCATAGTATTGCCATCTTCTCATGATAGAGAGATTGATATTGAAGAGAAACTTATGTTTGGCCACTCAATTCCGGTGGCTTGGATTCAAGATCAACCTAAGAGCAAAGGAAAAAGCATCAAAAATCAAGCCAAAGCAAAGGGTAAATCTAGTTTACTTCCGGTTCCAGTTTCATCAATTGAATCTTTGAGCCCATATGAACATCATAGTTTTGTTCTTGCTTTATATATATTTGGCAAGAATTTTGGTGTTGTGAACAGATTCATAG ATGAACACAAAAAATGGTTAAGGTATAAGAAAATGAAGGGAAACAAAATGACCATGCCTGGGAAAATTATTTTCAGTGATTGGAGGCAAGATGAGCTTTTCTTTCGTTTATTTCCTCGTGTCACGGACACAAGCATAACTAGTTTGAAACAG GCTAGCAAAATGTATGAAGATGGAGTAGTCTCGTTTGAGAGATATGTATTCAGTGTAAGGGATATTGTGGGCACTGATCTTCTTATAGAATCCATAGGCATTGGTAAAGGAAAGCGAGATCTTAGTGACCGCAGAGCAAAGAAACCGGTGAAAAAAAGGATTCTTCACCCTGAATACTCATCTCTTAACACAGAACAAATCATCGATCTTTTGAATTACCAGGGGGATGAATTAAACAAACCGAAATTAAGTGAAGTTTTCTGGGAAGCTGTTTGGCCTCGGCTTTTAGCAAGAGGATGGCACTCGGAGAAGACTATAAACTATGCCTTCCAAAACTCCAAGAGACCGTCGGTGTTTCTTCCACCTGGCATCCAAAAGTTTTCTAGAAGGGCACTAGAAAAAGGAGTCCAGTATTTTGAGTCTTTTAAGGATGTTCTGGATAAGGTTGCATCAGAGCCCGAGCTTCTTGAACCTGATGAAGCCGAACCTATCCCAGACAGCCCGGTGAACTCACCTGTGAGACAAGATGATATTCAATGTAGAATTGTGGACGTGAGTTTCGCCCATGAGGAGGATGGGATTGTTAAAACTACTAAACTCAGAAGTATGATGTCTGATACTGAATCTGATACAGAACCTACTGATCATGTGCAAGACTCGTTTTCATCTTGTGTTTCAGGAGAAACCATACAAGACTACTCCAACAGCCCTGCAGCCACTCATGATTCAGATGGAGGTATTGTTTTGCATGAAACGCTAACCAACCAACCTGATCATCAGTTGAAGGATATTGATGGTGCTGATACAGATCAAGAGGTTGTTCCGAATGCAAGAAACCGTGTGCCGACTGCAAAAGCATTGGAAGCTCTCTCTACCGGATCCATGAAcccaaagaagaagaaaagagacaTCGAGGACGAGACCCCAAGGCAAGTTCGTGCAAAAACTGCTACTGATTCAGGTCCTACAGGAAATTAA